Proteins encoded in a region of the Enterococcus gilvus ATCC BAA-350 genome:
- a CDS encoding ACT domain-containing protein, which translates to MRGVVTVIGKDKVGIIAGVSQKLAEQKINILDVSQTIMGDFFTMMMLVDLTNAEKDFEGAREQLHELGTTLGVKISIQNQEIFDTMHKL; encoded by the coding sequence ATGCGTGGCGTAGTAACAGTTATTGGGAAAGACAAGGTGGGCATCATCGCGGGTGTCAGTCAAAAATTAGCGGAACAAAAGATCAATATCCTTGATGTATCTCAAACGATCATGGGTGATTTTTTTACAATGATGATGTTAGTCGATTTGACCAATGCTGAAAAAGATTTTGAAGGGGCGCGAGAGCAGCTTCATGAATTAGGGACAACATTAGGTGTGAAAATCAGTATTCAAAATCAAGAAATTTTTGACACGATGCATAAATTATAA
- a CDS encoding NADPH-dependent oxidoreductase, producing the protein MELFEMMIHHSSVRSFTEETVSQPLKEQLLLAAQSASSSNFLQAFSIIEITDPEKRKAIEEIANFPVDNGTNGSLSIFVADLNKHAQVLARHNDATEHLRTMESLVVAIVDATLAAQSMAVYAESVGLGICYVGGIRNALFDIKELLELPELTYPVFGMFIGYPAAKNEVKPRMPISAMLGTNTYRTMTPELIDAYDKTMTAYYQARRTNTQESNWSDKVRQHFGSPRRADTMDFLKKQGFVF; encoded by the coding sequence ATGGAACTTTTTGAAATGATGATCCATCATTCATCCGTTCGATCATTTACCGAAGAAACAGTGTCGCAACCGTTGAAAGAACAATTGCTCTTAGCCGCGCAAAGCGCCAGCAGCTCGAATTTTTTACAGGCCTTCTCTATCATTGAGATCACGGACCCTGAGAAAAGAAAAGCGATCGAGGAAATCGCAAATTTCCCCGTCGATAATGGAACTAACGGCAGCTTGTCTATTTTTGTCGCTGATTTGAACAAACACGCCCAGGTTTTAGCCCGTCACAACGACGCTACGGAGCACCTGCGAACGATGGAATCGCTAGTTGTCGCGATTGTTGACGCAACATTGGCGGCACAGTCGATGGCTGTGTATGCGGAATCCGTTGGTTTAGGTATCTGCTATGTAGGAGGCATCCGAAACGCCTTGTTCGATATCAAAGAATTGCTGGAGCTGCCTGAATTGACCTACCCCGTCTTCGGGATGTTCATTGGCTACCCTGCTGCAAAAAACGAGGTCAAGCCCCGGATGCCGATTTCTGCGATGCTTGGAACCAACACGTATCGTACAATGACACCGGAGTTGATCGACGCCTATGATAAAACGATGACTGCTTACTATCAAGCACGTCGGACGAATACGCAGGAAAGCAATTGGTCAGACAAAGTACGCCAACACTTCGGCTCCCCGAGACGCGCGGATACCATGGACTTCCTAAAAAAACAAGGCTTCGTTTTTTAA
- a CDS encoding cyclase family protein yields MSQITESIAFLKEQRWVDLSHSISGEIPYFQSFQPMQEKTLVTVKEDGFFAKEYQLVTQYGTHIDAPVHFVEHRQSVDQLAIKDFLLPLIVINKEKEVEENPDYSLTVEDILSFEAAFGKIPAESFVAFASGWSKRWKKVDAFYNLDSEGQAHTPGWSLDALKFLHEERQVTAIGHETLDTDSAMDCKKNGGLIGELYWLKQDKFQVEVLNRLTELPPVGGAISIGVPKVKDAPGFNVRALAILPAE; encoded by the coding sequence ATGAGCCAGATCACAGAGAGTATTGCCTTTTTAAAAGAGCAACGATGGGTCGACTTGAGCCACAGCATTTCTGGAGAGATCCCTTATTTTCAATCCTTCCAACCGATGCAGGAAAAAACATTGGTCACAGTGAAGGAAGATGGTTTTTTTGCGAAAGAGTACCAGCTTGTTACCCAATACGGGACGCACATCGATGCCCCTGTCCATTTTGTTGAACATCGACAATCTGTCGATCAGTTGGCGATCAAAGATTTCTTGCTGCCTCTAATCGTCATCAATAAAGAAAAAGAAGTCGAAGAAAATCCTGATTATTCTTTGACAGTTGAAGATATCCTTTCCTTTGAAGCCGCCTTTGGAAAGATTCCAGCAGAAAGCTTTGTCGCTTTTGCCAGCGGCTGGTCGAAGCGTTGGAAAAAGGTCGACGCCTTTTACAATCTAGATTCGGAGGGGCAGGCACATACGCCGGGCTGGTCATTGGACGCGCTGAAATTCTTGCATGAAGAACGGCAAGTAACGGCGATCGGGCATGAAACATTGGATACGGATTCCGCGATGGACTGCAAAAAGAATGGCGGCCTGATCGGCGAGCTTTATTGGCTGAAACAGGACAAGTTCCAAGTCGAAGTGTTGAACCGTCTGACAGAGCTTCCTCCAGTTGGCGGTGCGATCTCCATCGGTGTACCAAAAGTCAAAGACGCTCCCGGATTCAACGTTCGCGCACTTGCGATCCTTCCAGCAGAGTAA
- a CDS encoding NADP-dependent oxidoreductase, with product MDTRAIVIEEYGHADQLKESTVTLPELGEHQVLVKVKATSVNPIDWKLREGYLAQMMPWEFPIILGWDVAGEIAEVGSAVKDWHVGQEVFARPETTRFGTYADYAIVDDHLLANKPAAVSFEDAAAVPLAGLTAYQALFTHGKLKAGEKVLIHAGAGGVGIYAIQLAKNAGATVITTASEKNHALLKELGADQTIDYHTTDFSEVLEDIDLVFDTMGGDVQADSFNVLKENGRLISIVSQPDEELAKTVAVAESIWLKPDGEQLQEIADLMAEGKVKSVVGHTYPLTAAGVKDAHELSATHHAKGKIVLKND from the coding sequence ATGGATACACGTGCAATTGTAATAGAAGAATATGGTCATGCAGACCAATTAAAAGAAAGCACCGTCACTTTGCCTGAATTGGGCGAGCATCAAGTATTGGTAAAGGTAAAAGCAACATCAGTCAATCCGATTGACTGGAAGCTGCGTGAAGGATACTTGGCGCAAATGATGCCTTGGGAATTCCCGATTATTTTAGGCTGGGATGTAGCCGGAGAAATCGCGGAAGTCGGTTCAGCAGTGAAGGACTGGCACGTAGGTCAAGAAGTTTTCGCGCGCCCAGAAACAACACGCTTTGGTACATATGCCGATTATGCGATCGTAGACGATCATCTATTGGCAAACAAACCGGCTGCCGTTTCTTTTGAAGATGCAGCAGCGGTGCCTTTAGCAGGATTAACGGCGTATCAAGCACTTTTCACCCACGGAAAACTAAAAGCAGGGGAAAAGGTCTTGATCCATGCAGGTGCTGGCGGTGTCGGGATCTACGCGATTCAGTTAGCTAAGAATGCTGGTGCAACAGTCATCACTACAGCGAGTGAAAAAAATCATGCCCTGCTGAAGGAATTAGGGGCCGATCAAACGATCGATTATCATACTACTGATTTTTCAGAAGTACTGGAAGACATCGATTTGGTCTTTGATACAATGGGCGGCGATGTTCAAGCGGACAGCTTCAACGTACTGAAGGAAAACGGTCGTCTGATCTCGATCGTGAGCCAACCCGATGAAGAATTAGCAAAAACGGTCGCAGTGGCAGAAAGCATCTGGTTGAAGCCAGATGGAGAACAGCTGCAAGAAATAGCTGATCTAATGGCTGAAGGAAAAGTGAAGAGTGTCGTTGGGCACACGTATCCTTTAACAGCAGCGGGTGTAAAAGATGCGCATGAATTAAGTGCGACGCATCATGCAAAAGGAAAAATCGTTTTAAAAAATGACTAA
- a CDS encoding YbgA family protein has translation MQEIQKEWAQWKYFVMARSQKEYLALRQLFSGNHWSEEKTEEFYQHLERVKKMPVDLKAQRNAYEHVWGYFKKTATPEERAQFFLLLEQMTETEDHALPYLKKLAETYQSAYLLDGHLFD, from the coding sequence ATGCAGGAGATCCAAAAAGAATGGGCACAGTGGAAATATTTCGTTATGGCGCGTTCACAAAAAGAGTACCTTGCCTTGCGTCAGCTTTTTTCCGGTAATCACTGGTCAGAGGAAAAGACGGAAGAATTTTATCAGCATTTGGAACGGGTGAAAAAGATGCCTGTTGACTTGAAAGCACAAAGAAATGCGTATGAACACGTCTGGGGTTATTTCAAGAAGACCGCCACACCAGAGGAAAGAGCACAGTTTTTTCTTTTGCTGGAGCAGATGACCGAAACAGAAGACCACGCATTGCCCTACTTAAAAAAATTAGCTGAAACGTATCAATCAGCGTATCTTTTAGACGGGCACTTGTTCGACTAA
- a CDS encoding fructose-6-phosphate aldolase has translation MEFMLDTANLAAIKEFADFLPIAGVTSNPSIVKKEGKIDFFQHMKDIRGIIGDHRSLHVQVVATDYEGIIKDAETILANIDQKVFIKVPVNEPGLKAIKELKRRGVNVTATAIYTKFQAYLAIAAGADYIAPYFNRMENLNIDPREAIVEMAEEIARTDSDTKILAASFKNVGQVNAALENGSQAATMGVDIIQQAFAMPSIAQAVTDFTGDWEAIFGEGTTIADL, from the coding sequence ATGGAATTTATGCTAGATACAGCCAATCTTGCTGCAATAAAAGAATTTGCCGACTTTTTACCAATTGCGGGTGTGACGTCGAATCCCTCGATCGTCAAAAAAGAAGGGAAGATCGATTTCTTCCAGCATATGAAAGATATTCGGGGCATCATCGGGGATCATCGTTCACTGCACGTGCAGGTCGTCGCGACAGATTACGAGGGAATCATCAAGGATGCTGAAACGATTTTAGCGAATATCGATCAAAAGGTCTTCATCAAGGTCCCTGTAAATGAGCCTGGGTTGAAGGCGATCAAAGAGCTGAAACGGCGCGGAGTCAACGTCACCGCCACGGCTATCTATACGAAATTTCAAGCCTACTTGGCAATTGCGGCCGGTGCGGATTACATCGCCCCTTACTTCAATCGCATGGAAAATCTGAATATTGATCCTCGGGAAGCGATAGTCGAAATGGCGGAAGAGATCGCCCGGACAGATAGCGATACAAAAATTTTAGCAGCCAGCTTCAAAAATGTTGGGCAAGTCAACGCAGCTCTAGAAAATGGCAGTCAGGCAGCGACAATGGGAGTGGATATTATCCAGCAAGCCTTCGCAATGCCGTCTATCGCACAAGCGGTGACTGATTTTACAGGAGATTGGGAAGCCATCTTTGGTGAAGGAACCACGATCGCTGATTTATAA
- a CDS encoding sugar-binding transcriptional regulator → MKEDKKKLLAKIAYMYYEQELTQAQIAKELAIYRTTVSRMLSQAKAEGIVEIKINHFDASLFELEEQLKQTFGLTAVELVPTDNDASEEAKEEALAEAAGAWIRRQLTDELVVGLSWGASVGRAVNAIDPKQLSNVSVVPVVGGPSHINSRYHVNTLVYELARKLNGHSLFVNATVIQETKELAEGIVHSKYFHELRDYWKRLDLVIVGVGGPLSYQKSQWRDLLSAEDFEELKLREAVGDCCCRFYDSDGKLLNGSLNQRTIGISLETLADVPQSVGIARGVTKARSIVPLLKKGSLKTLITDQETAQEILRLNQRK, encoded by the coding sequence ATGAAAGAAGATAAAAAGAAATTATTAGCTAAAATTGCTTATATGTATTATGAACAAGAATTAACACAAGCACAGATCGCTAAAGAGCTGGCGATCTACCGGACGACCGTCAGCCGCATGCTGAGTCAGGCAAAAGCAGAAGGCATCGTGGAGATCAAGATCAACCATTTTGACGCGAGCTTGTTCGAGCTTGAGGAGCAACTGAAGCAGACCTTTGGCTTAACTGCGGTGGAGCTGGTTCCGACAGATAACGATGCCAGTGAAGAAGCCAAAGAGGAAGCACTGGCGGAAGCCGCGGGTGCTTGGATTCGCCGGCAGCTAACGGATGAGCTGGTGGTCGGTCTGTCTTGGGGCGCTAGTGTCGGCAGAGCGGTCAATGCCATTGATCCCAAGCAGCTGTCCAATGTCTCGGTCGTTCCAGTGGTGGGCGGCCCCAGTCATATCAATTCACGCTACCATGTGAATACCCTTGTCTACGAATTGGCCCGAAAGTTAAACGGGCACAGTCTGTTTGTCAATGCGACAGTGATCCAAGAAACCAAGGAACTCGCGGAGGGGATCGTTCATTCAAAATACTTTCATGAGTTGCGAGACTACTGGAAACGTCTGGATCTGGTGATCGTCGGTGTCGGCGGTCCTCTGAGCTATCAAAAGAGTCAATGGCGAGATTTGCTGTCTGCTGAAGATTTTGAAGAGCTGAAATTAAGAGAAGCGGTGGGGGATTGCTGCTGCCGGTTTTATGATAGCGATGGGAAGCTTTTGAATGGTTCCTTGAATCAGCGAACCATCGGCATTTCCTTAGAGACATTGGCTGATGTGCCGCAGTCTGTCGGGATCGCCCGAGGGGTCACGAAGGCCCGCTCGATCGTGCCGCTGCTGAAAAAAGGGTCCCTTAAAACGCTGATCACCGATCAAGAGACGGCTCAGGAAATTTTACGACTAAATCAACGAAAGTAG
- a CDS encoding YbaK/EbsC family protein, translating to MSVETVKAYFSHYGIADRIQEFPVSSATVELAAQALDCAPERIAKTLSFKLKKAGDSLLIVTAGDAKIDNAKYKAMFGERALMLKAEEVEATIGHPVGGVCPFGINPGIRVYLDESLKRFDSVYPACGSANNAIELTIPDLENYTQFTQWVDVCKNWE from the coding sequence ATGTCTGTTGAAACGGTAAAAGCGTATTTTTCTCATTATGGAATAGCTGATCGCATCCAAGAATTCCCAGTCTCCAGCGCAACCGTCGAGCTGGCGGCACAGGCGCTGGACTGCGCCCCTGAACGTATCGCCAAAACCTTGTCTTTTAAATTGAAAAAGGCAGGAGACAGTCTTCTGATCGTCACGGCTGGCGACGCGAAGATCGACAATGCAAAGTACAAGGCGATGTTCGGCGAACGGGCCTTGATGCTGAAGGCGGAAGAAGTAGAAGCAACGATCGGGCATCCTGTCGGCGGTGTTTGTCCTTTCGGGATCAATCCAGGCATCCGCGTGTATCTGGACGAATCCTTGAAGCGCTTCGACAGTGTCTATCCCGCATGCGGCAGTGCGAACAACGCCATTGAATTGACGATCCCAGATCTGGAAAACTACACACAGTTCACGCAATGGGTCGATGTCTGCAAAAATTGGGAATAA
- a CDS encoding B3/B4 domain-containing protein: MKLTMDSKVQAQGVSLAYSVITFKNEAYNEQVWQELLTPLIQTIEAEDSTDTIKEDPQIIAAKKVYRQLGKDPARSRPSSDSLWRRVVQQKGLYQINGLVDVNNYFSLKWKVPFGSYDLDKVTEPICLTVGPAEARYAGIGNKSVNIENLLVLTDEEGPFGSPTADATRGMIREETTRALVVGYQFGGEAVVDQAEVKKVLETVLTDCQVLEQGCI, from the coding sequence ATGAAGCTGACAATGGATTCGAAGGTACAGGCGCAGGGCGTATCACTGGCCTATAGTGTGATCACATTTAAAAACGAGGCCTATAATGAACAGGTGTGGCAGGAATTGCTCACGCCGTTGATCCAGACGATCGAAGCCGAGGATTCGACGGATACGATCAAGGAAGATCCGCAGATCATTGCTGCAAAGAAGGTCTATCGACAGTTAGGAAAAGACCCCGCCCGCTCCAGACCGTCCTCTGACAGCTTGTGGCGACGAGTCGTTCAGCAAAAGGGCTTGTATCAAATCAACGGATTGGTAGATGTAAACAATTATTTTTCTTTAAAATGGAAGGTGCCCTTTGGTTCGTACGATCTTGATAAGGTCACAGAGCCGATCTGCTTAACAGTAGGACCCGCGGAGGCACGCTATGCAGGGATCGGAAATAAATCCGTGAATATCGAAAATTTACTGGTACTGACGGATGAAGAAGGCCCCTTTGGCAGTCCGACAGCAGACGCGACCCGAGGAATGATCCGTGAGGAGACGACACGGGCGTTGGTGGTAGGCTACCAGTTTGGCGGGGAAGCGGTCGTTGACCAAGCAGAGGTGAAAAAAGTTTTAGAAACGGTGTTGACGGATTGCCAAGTGCTGGAACAAGGGTGTATCTAA
- a CDS encoding metal-dependent hydrolase: MKLTYHGHSVLSIVMEDGQKLLFDPFITGNSLTDLDAEDVTADWILVTHGHSDHIGDMVPIAKRNEATIISIVEICTFAEKNGVKKTHGMNIGGKFDFPFGRVKMVHAQHSSGYEVDGQTLYMGEPAGFIVQAEGKTIYHAGDTSNFGDMALFGDAFDIDVAFLPIGDNFTMGPHEAASAAKRLKAKQVVPIHYNTFPVIKQAPEAFVKLLPENVGKVMAVGETLEL, from the coding sequence ATGAAACTCACGTATCATGGTCACTCTGTCTTATCCATCGTTATGGAGGATGGACAAAAATTATTGTTTGATCCGTTTATCACAGGAAATTCATTGACCGACTTAGACGCAGAGGATGTAACAGCCGATTGGATCTTGGTTACCCACGGACACAGCGATCACATCGGCGACATGGTGCCGATCGCAAAGCGCAACGAGGCCACCATCATCAGTATCGTGGAGATCTGTACGTTTGCTGAAAAGAACGGGGTGAAAAAGACCCACGGAATGAATATTGGCGGGAAATTTGATTTTCCCTTTGGCCGCGTCAAGATGGTCCACGCCCAACATAGCTCAGGCTATGAGGTGGACGGTCAGACCCTCTACATGGGGGAACCCGCGGGATTTATTGTACAGGCAGAAGGAAAAACGATCTATCATGCCGGCGACACCTCGAATTTTGGCGACATGGCACTATTTGGTGACGCCTTTGATATCGACGTGGCCTTCTTGCCGATCGGCGATAATTTCACGATGGGCCCTCACGAAGCGGCGAGTGCAGCGAAACGATTGAAAGCCAAGCAAGTCGTACCGATCCACTACAATACATTCCCAGTCATCAAACAAGCCCCCGAAGCCTTCGTCAAGCTATTGCCGGAGAATGTCGGTAAAGTCATGGCAGTCGGTGAGACTCTCGAGCTTTAA
- a CDS encoding threonine aldolase family protein: MLNFESDYLEGAHEQILQRMIETNNEKLSGYGRDKYSASAVEKIRQACLCPEADVQFIAGGTMTNALVIASLLKKIEGVIAAETGHITTHETGAIEFTGHKVLSLPQTDGKISAAQIRTLLENFWRDDNREFMVFPGMVYLSHPTEYGTLYSKDELAAISGVCREYNIPLFLDGARLGYGLASPASDLTLPLIAEYCDVFYIGGTKVGALLGEAIVFTKNNLPEYFVAHMKQQGALLAKGRLLGLQFDTLFTDQLYFKISEHAIAMAMLLKQGLAEKQYRFYLDSPTNQQFIILENKQMEELKKSVAFSFWEAYDDSHTVIRFATSWATEEADVRALVALL; encoded by the coding sequence ATGTTAAATTTTGAAAGTGATTATCTAGAGGGTGCCCATGAACAGATCTTGCAGCGAATGATCGAGACGAACAATGAAAAATTAAGCGGGTATGGGCGGGACAAATACTCTGCCTCTGCGGTGGAGAAAATCCGACAGGCCTGTCTTTGCCCTGAAGCCGATGTCCAATTTATCGCTGGTGGAACGATGACCAATGCCTTAGTCATCGCCTCTTTACTGAAAAAAATTGAAGGCGTCATCGCGGCAGAGACCGGTCATATCACGACACATGAGACAGGCGCGATCGAATTTACAGGCCACAAGGTGCTGAGTCTTCCCCAGACTGACGGGAAAATATCCGCAGCGCAAATCCGCACCTTGCTTGAAAACTTTTGGAGAGATGACAATCGGGAATTCATGGTTTTCCCTGGCATGGTCTATCTCTCCCACCCAACCGAGTATGGCACGTTGTACTCAAAGGACGAATTGGCAGCTATCTCTGGGGTTTGCCGTGAATACAACATCCCGCTCTTTTTAGACGGCGCTCGTTTAGGCTACGGACTTGCTAGTCCGGCGTCTGATTTGACCTTGCCGCTGATCGCAGAATACTGCGACGTCTTCTATATCGGCGGAACCAAAGTCGGTGCTCTTTTAGGCGAGGCCATCGTCTTCACGAAAAATAATTTGCCGGAATACTTTGTCGCCCACATGAAACAGCAAGGTGCGCTGTTGGCCAAAGGACGCCTGCTGGGGCTGCAATTCGATACGCTCTTCACGGATCAATTGTATTTCAAGATCAGTGAACACGCGATCGCCATGGCGATGCTGCTGAAACAAGGATTGGCTGAAAAGCAGTACCGCTTCTACTTGGACTCTCCTACGAATCAACAATTCATCATTTTGGAAAACAAGCAAATGGAAGAGCTGAAGAAGTCTGTCGCTTTCAGTTTCTGGGAAGCCTACGACGACAGCCACACCGTGATTCGTTTCGCAACGAGCTGGGCGACCGAAGAAGCCGATGTCCGTGCGCTAGTAGCTTTACTATAA
- a CDS encoding PucR family transcriptional regulator: MGAKLKELLGLPSLRDAQLMSGQNCLNQTVTSLSFLDISDMDDYLPVFETNEYHSGELALTSFFNIKDDVAKQCETIQQLHKMGGLGIILYYVGIVIPRLSSEVINRAEDLDFVIIQMPKNQNQIRYSEVIVEATAAILKERTTENIVNEVLEKASLLPEHLRNVEVTLKLLSDFLRINILLMNPDNERIHQVKWPRNSSTDLERLVRRVALEDGDQVSKDEFSIFYKELYHKENGLLRFYLLKEHELLTEFECGQSVELLQVAMNLWGKKHGEISEYALIRAILNDESEKMYRLANHLKIDVKGIGLMWLLQLNDLREEKALKQDILSYASKFYGTCVAQLIDDQLIVLLGDYCHNDSELELGGVYVENSPYQEMIDSIVLCPRLRNTADVRATYQLVNRVGLQLPKLFHGKKSFSISEIRQVAYASKLIQAGEAEIEETLNVLGPIMDSKEQLTTLCSFLLDAGADFQVCSEQLFIHKNTVKYRIKKISEALGYNVMRFSESYECYVACLTLRLIGL; this comes from the coding sequence TTGGGAGCAAAATTAAAAGAGTTACTAGGATTGCCTTCATTGCGCGATGCTCAATTAATGAGTGGGCAAAATTGTTTGAACCAAACAGTCACATCGCTGTCTTTTTTAGATATTTCAGATATGGACGACTACCTGCCAGTATTTGAGACCAACGAGTACCACTCAGGCGAGCTGGCCCTGACTTCTTTTTTCAACATCAAAGACGACGTGGCGAAGCAATGTGAGACGATCCAACAGCTGCACAAAATGGGCGGCTTAGGGATCATTCTCTATTATGTGGGGATCGTGATCCCAAGACTGTCCTCTGAGGTCATCAACAGGGCGGAGGACTTGGACTTCGTCATTATCCAAATGCCTAAAAATCAAAACCAGATTCGTTACAGTGAAGTGATCGTAGAGGCGACAGCCGCGATACTGAAGGAACGAACGACCGAGAATATCGTGAATGAAGTGCTGGAAAAGGCCTCGCTGCTGCCAGAGCATCTGCGCAATGTAGAAGTAACGCTGAAGCTGCTCTCTGATTTTTTGCGGATCAACATTTTATTGATGAATCCTGATAACGAAAGGATTCATCAGGTCAAATGGCCGCGGAACTCTTCAACAGATCTGGAGCGGCTGGTGAGGCGCGTTGCCCTAGAGGACGGCGATCAAGTCTCAAAAGATGAATTCTCGATTTTTTACAAGGAGCTCTACCACAAGGAAAATGGATTGCTGCGTTTTTATTTGTTGAAGGAGCACGAGCTGTTAACAGAATTTGAGTGCGGTCAATCTGTCGAGCTGTTGCAGGTCGCGATGAACTTATGGGGGAAAAAACACGGAGAGATCAGTGAATATGCCTTGATACGGGCGATTTTGAATGATGAAAGCGAAAAAATGTATCGCTTGGCGAATCATTTGAAGATCGACGTCAAGGGGATCGGATTGATGTGGCTGCTGCAACTGAATGATCTGAGGGAAGAGAAGGCCTTGAAGCAGGACATCCTGTCCTATGCATCTAAATTTTATGGAACGTGCGTCGCCCAATTGATAGACGATCAATTGATCGTGCTGCTGGGAGATTACTGCCACAATGATTCTGAGTTGGAATTGGGCGGCGTGTATGTCGAGAACAGCCCGTACCAAGAGATGATCGACAGCATCGTTTTGTGCCCGCGACTGCGGAATACAGCAGATGTTCGTGCCACCTACCAGCTAGTCAATCGAGTGGGGCTGCAACTGCCGAAGCTGTTTCACGGGAAAAAGAGCTTTTCAATCAGTGAGATCCGGCAAGTTGCTTATGCGAGTAAGCTGATCCAGGCAGGCGAAGCTGAGATCGAAGAAACCTTGAATGTGCTTGGTCCGATCATGGACAGCAAAGAACAGCTAACGACCCTGTGCAGCTTTTTACTGGATGCAGGAGCAGACTTCCAAGTGTGCAGTGAGCAATTGTTTATCCACAAGAATACGGTGAAATACCGAATCAAAAAAATCAGTGAAGCGTTAGGCTATAACGTCATGCGCTTTTCCGAGAGCTACGAATGTTATGTCGCTTGTCTGACACTGCGGCTGATTGGTTTATAA
- a CDS encoding ATP-dependent Clp protease proteolytic subunit: MNEFLAEEEMEKSEEKNPMMLKLLKQRTILIYGEITQDLAKAVTEQLLYLSAINDEPITMFINSQGGHVESGDTIHDVIRFIKPKVKMIGTGWVASAGITIYLAADKKDRYSLPNTRYMIHQPAGGVQGQSTEIQIEAKEILRMRKRVNKLIAKATGQTLEKIEKDTDRNFWLSAEEAKDYGIVGKIVESDSAVK, from the coding sequence ATGAATGAATTTTTAGCCGAAGAAGAAATGGAAAAATCGGAAGAAAAAAATCCGATGATGTTAAAATTATTGAAGCAACGTACGATTTTGATTTATGGTGAGATCACCCAAGACTTGGCAAAAGCCGTGACAGAACAGTTGCTGTATCTGTCTGCGATCAATGATGAGCCCATCACGATGTTCATCAACAGCCAAGGAGGACATGTAGAATCTGGCGACACGATTCATGATGTGATCCGTTTCATCAAACCAAAAGTAAAAATGATCGGGACCGGCTGGGTAGCCAGTGCAGGAATCACGATTTATTTGGCTGCGGATAAAAAAGACCGCTACAGCTTGCCGAATACACGCTACATGATCCATCAGCCAGCAGGCGGCGTCCAAGGGCAATCGACAGAGATCCAAATCGAAGCCAAAGAGATCTTGCGTATGCGCAAACGCGTAAACAAACTGATCGCCAAAGCGACAGGCCAAACATTGGAAAAGATCGAAAAGGACACCGATCGTAATTTCTGGCTTTCTGCGGAAGAAGCAAAGGACTACGGCATCGTTGGAAAAATCGTCGAATCCGATTCAGCTGTAAAATAA